One window from the genome of Nitrososphaerota archaeon encodes:
- a CDS encoding recombinase RecB, producing MTSRGLSSERIARGILERMNFQVLEERKKIVINGVEVAEVDAIAKSPENITYSVEIKAGKISVSDVRHAYGNAKLLNLNPLIVCKGFIDTAAETTASELNVKVIQLPDYYLLLEPEELELIIHHAIQDALEDYEPQMFFFGKKISRKDAKIIEAIATSDNIVDAANIAKLSVENFSKKIAYLKSRKIFTSTRNYKSIRKQAIRILGYLSFEKRLKNIEKSLKNVIKKLDEHNKKD from the coding sequence ATGACTAGTAGAGGTTTAAGTAGTGAAAGAATAGCTCGAGGAATACTTGAAAGAATGAATTTTCAAGTACTTGAAGAAAGGAAAAAGATAGTAATAAATGGTGTTGAAGTAGCTGAAGTAGATGCAATTGCTAAAAGTCCTGAAAATATAACTTATTCTGTAGAAATTAAAGCCGGTAAAATATCTGTAAGTGATGTGCGACATGCATATGGTAATGCCAAACTTCTCAATTTAAATCCATTAATAGTTTGCAAAGGTTTTATAGATACTGCAGCTGAAACAACTGCTTCCGAATTAAATGTTAAAGTTATTCAACTTCCAGATTATTATTTACTTTTAGAACCTGAAGAACTTGAATTAATTATTCATCATGCTATTCAAGATGCATTAGAAGATTATGAACCACAAATGTTTTTCTTTGGAAAGAAAATTTCTAGAAAAGATGCAAAAATAATTGAAGCTATAGCTACAAGTGATAATATTGTAGATGCTGCAAATATTGCTAAATTAAGTGTAGAGAATTTTAGTAAAAAAATAGCTTATTTAAAATCAAGAAAAATTTTTACAAGCACAAGGAATTATAAAAGTATTAGAAAACAAGCTATAAGAATTCTTGGATATTTATCTTTTGAGAAAAGATTAAAAAATATTGAAAAAAGTTTGAAAAATGTAATTAAGAAATTAGATGAACATAATAAAAAAGATTAG
- a CDS encoding ribosomal protein L13e, with the protein MFEKSKIKAIVLTKNIFGKRKKRIGRGFSINELKEAGITLDEARKIGIYIDFRRRSKHIENIEKLKELIKSKK; encoded by the coding sequence ATGTTTGAAAAGAGCAAAATTAAAGCAATCGTATTAACGAAAAATATATTTGGAAAAAGGAAGAAAAGAATTGGTAGAGGTTTTTCAATAAATGAATTGAAGGAAGCAGGAATAACACTAGATGAAGCAAGAAAAATTGGCATATACATTGATTTTAGAAGAAGGTCTAAACATATAGAAAATATTGAAAAATTAAAAGAATTAATTAAGAGTAAAAAGTAA
- a CDS encoding ABC transporter permease yields MVLRYFIKRLLYFFPVILMVSFLVFIMIRLIPGDPARTIAGIMASEEDVERIRIQLGLKEPIHIQFIKWISNILKGDLGISIRTNRPVALEIFSRLPNTIELTIVGLFIAIIIGIPIGIIAAIKRGKLSDTLLSISALSGISIPVFWMGLVLIYVFSLSLGILPVGERGGPLWTIEGLSHIILPSITIAAPSAGVFARITRSSMIEVLEQEYIRTAKAKGLKMNIIIFRHCIRNVLVQLITIIGMQFGYLLGGAIVTETVFAWPGIGRLLVDAIISRDYPLVQGIVLIYSILFVSINLFIDLIYGIIDPRIRYE; encoded by the coding sequence ATGGTTCTAAGATACTTTATCAAACGCCTTCTTTATTTTTTTCCAGTTATTTTAATGGTTAGTTTTTTAGTATTTATAATGATTAGGCTTATTCCAGGAGACCCAGCTAGAACTATAGCTGGAATTATGGCTAGTGAAGAAGATGTTGAAAGAATACGTATTCAACTCGGTTTAAAAGAGCCTATTCATATTCAATTTATTAAATGGATTTCAAATATTCTCAAGGGGGATTTAGGTATTTCGATAAGAACGAATAGACCTGTAGCTCTTGAAATATTTTCACGTTTACCAAATACTATAGAATTAACTATCGTAGGTTTATTTATTGCTATAATTATAGGTATTCCAATAGGAATAATTGCAGCTATTAAAAGGGGAAAATTATCAGATACATTGCTTTCAATTTCTGCACTTTCTGGAATTTCTATTCCAGTTTTTTGGATGGGTTTAGTATTAATTTATGTTTTCTCTTTAAGTTTAGGGATTTTACCAGTAGGTGAAAGAGGTGGACCGCTATGGACAATTGAAGGATTATCTCATATAATACTTCCTTCAATAACAATAGCAGCTCCATCAGCAGGAGTTTTTGCTAGAATAACAAGGTCTAGCATGATTGAAGTATTAGAACAAGAATATATTAGAACAGCTAAAGCAAAAGGGCTTAAAATGAATATAATAATTTTTAGACATTGTATTAGAAATGTTCTTGTTCAATTAATAACAATAATTGGAATGCAATTTGGTTATCTATTAGGTGGGGCTATAGTAACTGAAACAGTTTTTGCTTGGCCGGGTATTGGTAGGCTTTTAGTAGATGCCATAATTTCAAGAGATTACCCATTAGTCCAAGGAATAGTATTAATTTACTCAATATTATTTGTATCAATTAACTTATTTATTGATTTGATATATGGGATTATAGACCCTAGAATTAGGTATGAGTAA
- a CDS encoding ABC transporter ATP-binding protein produces MLELLKISNLKVYFETDEGEVKAVDGIDLEINEGETLGLVGESGCGKTTTGLSIIKLLPQNSKVSGKILFLNEDLLSKNEEEMNQIRGNKISMIFQNPNTSLNPLMSVGFQIAEVLMFHKNMSKKDAYKEATKLLKIVGMPDPEKTLKKYPHELSGGMKQRVVIAMALACKPKLVIADEPTTAVDVTIQAQILELMKELQREFNISILLISHDFGVIAEMCDKVAVMYAGKIVEKGSIKQIFKNPKHPYTIGLLKALPKRNVDWLATIPGIVPSLINPPKGCRFSNRCEYVMDKCIKNNPELLEIEEGHLVACYLINMK; encoded by the coding sequence ATGCTAGAATTACTTAAAATATCAAATTTAAAAGTTTACTTTGAAACTGATGAAGGAGAAGTTAAAGCAGTTGATGGGATAGATTTAGAAATTAATGAAGGGGAAACTCTTGGTCTTGTAGGAGAAAGTGGATGTGGAAAAACAACTACTGGTTTATCTATAATTAAACTTCTTCCTCAAAATAGTAAAGTTAGTGGGAAAATACTTTTTCTTAATGAAGATTTATTATCTAAAAATGAGGAAGAAATGAATCAAATAAGAGGAAATAAAATATCAATGATTTTCCAAAATCCCAATACTTCATTAAATCCATTAATGAGTGTTGGTTTTCAAATAGCTGAAGTTTTAATGTTTCATAAAAATATGTCTAAAAAAGATGCTTATAAAGAGGCTACTAAATTACTTAAAATTGTCGGAATGCCAGATCCTGAAAAAACTTTAAAAAAATATCCTCATGAACTTAGTGGAGGAATGAAGCAAAGAGTCGTAATAGCTATGGCTCTAGCTTGTAAACCTAAACTTGTAATTGCAGATGAGCCTACAACTGCTGTTGATGTTACAATTCAAGCTCAAATACTTGAATTAATGAAAGAGTTACAAAGAGAATTTAATATTTCAATATTATTAATAAGTCATGATTTTGGAGTAATAGCTGAAATGTGTGATAAAGTTGCTGTAATGTATGCAGGAAAAATAGTTGAGAAAGGTTCTATAAAACAAATTTTTAAAAACCCTAAACATCCATACACAATTGGTTTACTTAAAGCATTGCCTAAACGTAATGTTGATTGGCTTGCAACAATTCCAGGAATAGTGCCTAGCCTAATAAATCCTCCTAAAGGATGTAGATTTAGTAATAGGTGTGAATATGTAATGGACAAATGTATTAAAAACAATCCTGAATTATTAGAAATTGAAGAGGGGCATTTAGTCGCATGTTACCTAATAAATATGAAATGA
- a CDS encoding DUF1028 domain-containing protein, with protein MEKNFSPIRTFSMVVRGKNGAFGVAVATAAPAVGALCPFAEANVGAIATQSFVNVNLGRKGIQLMRQGLHVDTVLKALLEEDKYRDYRQVIGIDNERTFAFSGEKCDGWYGHLIGEDFVVAGNMLSGEEVVKEMYKSLEASYNETLEERLLKALEAGQAAGGDKRGKESAALLIASKEPKWYHNIRVDFHPDPVKELRRIYEVIVNKMREFEQKYGEAMKIIEL; from the coding sequence ATGGAAAAAAATTTTTCCCCTATAAGAACCTTTTCAATGGTTGTAAGAGGAAAAAATGGGGCATTTGGAGTAGCTGTTGCAACAGCTGCACCTGCTGTTGGAGCACTTTGTCCATTTGCTGAAGCAAATGTAGGAGCAATAGCAACACAATCATTTGTAAATGTAAATTTGGGAAGAAAGGGAATACAATTAATGAGGCAAGGGTTACACGTAGATACTGTTCTTAAAGCTCTTTTAGAAGAAGACAAATACAGAGATTATAGACAAGTAATAGGAATAGATAATGAAAGAACCTTTGCTTTTTCAGGTGAAAAATGCGATGGATGGTATGGACATCTAATTGGAGAAGATTTTGTTGTAGCAGGAAATATGCTTTCAGGAGAAGAAGTAGTAAAAGAAATGTATAAATCATTAGAAGCTTCTTATAATGAAACATTAGAAGAAAGGTTACTTAAAGCTCTTGAGGCAGGACAAGCTGCAGGAGGAGATAAAAGAGGAAAGGAATCTGCAGCACTATTAATAGCAAGTAAAGAGCCAAAATGGTATCATAATATAAGAGTAGATTTTCATCCGGATCCTGTAAAAGAACTTAGAAGAATATATGAGGTAATTGTAAATAAAATGCGTGAATTTGAACAGAAATATGGTGAAGCAATGAAAATTATCGAATTATGA
- a CDS encoding ABC transporter permease, with protein sequence MFNITNLSTKLTDYFFALRDLWNVLKKKRSSKIGLSIVIFLSIIALFAPIIAPYDPNEQLLGKALLPPSLKHPMGTDHLGRDIFSRVVHGSRISLTVGLLVIFIGLLFGVPLGLISGYYGGWKDNLIMRVVDILFALPDFLLALFIVSIIGRGLENAIIAVGIFSIPIYARLVRGSVLYIRELEFIEGAKALGLNSFRIIFKHILPNVLPPIIVLSTLQIADAILVASALSFLGLGAQPPTPEWGAMVSTGRHYLRTAPWVSVFPGMAIFLAVIGLNLLGDGLREALDPRLRRLT encoded by the coding sequence ATGTTCAATATAACAAATCTCTCTACAAAATTAACAGATTACTTCTTTGCACTAAGGGATCTTTGGAATGTTTTGAAAAAGAAAAGAAGCTCTAAGATAGGCTTATCCATAGTTATTTTCTTATCAATCATTGCTTTATTTGCTCCAATAATTGCTCCATATGATCCTAATGAACAATTACTCGGGAAAGCTTTGCTTCCTCCATCTTTAAAGCATCCTATGGGTACTGACCATCTTGGTAGAGATATTTTTAGTAGAGTAGTTCATGGTTCACGTATATCTCTTACCGTAGGTTTATTAGTTATATTCATTGGTCTACTTTTTGGAGTTCCACTAGGGTTAATTTCTGGATATTATGGTGGTTGGAAAGATAATTTAATAATGAGAGTAGTAGATATTTTATTTGCTCTTCCAGATTTCTTATTAGCACTTTTCATAGTTTCAATAATAGGTAGAGGATTGGAAAATGCTATAATTGCTGTAGGGATATTTTCTATACCTATATATGCAAGACTTGTGAGAGGTTCTGTGCTTTATATTAGAGAGCTTGAATTTATTGAAGGTGCAAAAGCTTTAGGATTAAATAGTTTTAGAATAATTTTTAAGCATATTCTACCTAATGTTTTACCACCAATAATAGTTTTATCAACTTTACAAATTGCAGATGCTATATTAGTAGCTTCAGCTCTTAGTTTTCTTGGACTTGGTGCTCAACCACCTACTCCTGAATGGGGTGCAATGGTAAGTACTGGAAGACATTATTTAAGAACAGCTCCTTGGGTATCTGTTTTCCCTGGAATGGCTATATTTTTGGCAGTAATCGGATTAAATTTACTCGGAGATGGTTTAAGAGAAGCTCTTGATCCAAGATTAAGGAGGTTAACTTAA
- a CDS encoding PadR family transcriptional regulator — protein sequence MALKRLKEKTTKDVLWIYILSLLKEKDMYAYEIRDEIYRKFGFKPARITSYVVLYRLEKEGFVKSYWKGDRKYYSINLKGKKLLDEGVQHLKEIVEKISGKPFN from the coding sequence ATGGCTTTAAAACGCTTAAAAGAAAAAACTACAAAGGATGTTTTATGGATATATATTCTAAGTTTATTGAAAGAAAAAGATATGTATGCTTATGAAATAAGAGATGAAATTTATAGAAAATTTGGATTTAAACCTGCTAGAATAACTTCTTACGTAGTTTTATATAGATTAGAAAAAGAAGGTTTCGTAAAATCTTATTGGAAAGGAGACAGAAAATATTATAGTATAAATTTAAAAGGTAAAAAACTTTTAGATGAAGGGGTTCAGCATTTAAAAGAAATCGTAGAAAAAATATCAGGAAAACCATTTAATTAA
- a CDS encoding ABC transporter ATP-binding protein, with product MLPNKYEMINNSSLLKIINLKKYFSVRTGIFKKKSVKAVDGVNLDIKSGETLGLVGESGSGKTTLGRCILRLIEPDSGQILYNGVDITQLNNMSSFRRKMQIVFQNPTASLNPRMKIGEIISEGIEFYKICDRNEVVNHVLNLLEMVGLKAEHINRYPHELSDGQKQRVAIARALSVKPEFIVLDEPTSALDLSIQAQILNLFKKLKMDFKLTYLFITHNLSIVDFMCDKVAVMYLGKIFEVGPTNKILDNPAHPYTYVLLSSLPSTDPDLRKIKKIVRGEAYIPIDFKGCKFYNRCPYAKEKCLELEPILNPLDSNDRLVACHFPLV from the coding sequence ATGTTACCTAATAAATATGAAATGATTAATAATAGTTCTCTTTTAAAAATCATCAATTTAAAGAAGTACTTTTCTGTAAGGACTGGTATTTTTAAAAAGAAAAGTGTTAAAGCTGTAGATGGTGTGAATTTAGATATTAAAAGTGGTGAAACTCTTGGTCTTGTGGGAGAAAGTGGTAGTGGAAAAACTACATTGGGAAGATGCATACTTAGATTAATCGAGCCAGACTCTGGACAAATACTTTATAACGGGGTGGATATAACACAATTAAACAATATGTCAAGCTTTAGGAGGAAAATGCAAATTGTTTTCCAAAATCCTACAGCTTCTCTTAATCCAAGAATGAAAATAGGTGAAATAATTAGCGAAGGAATAGAATTTTATAAGATTTGCGATAGAAATGAAGTAGTTAATCATGTATTAAATCTATTAGAAATGGTTGGATTGAAAGCTGAACATATCAATAGATATCCCCATGAATTAAGTGATGGACAAAAACAAAGAGTAGCTATTGCAAGAGCATTATCTGTAAAACCTGAATTCATTGTTTTAGATGAACCTACTTCAGCTCTTGACTTATCTATCCAAGCTCAAATATTAAACTTATTTAAAAAATTAAAGATGGATTTTAAATTAACATATTTATTTATAACGCATAATCTTAGCATCGTAGATTTTATGTGTGATAAAGTTGCTGTAATGTATTTAGGTAAAATATTTGAAGTAGGCCCAACCAATAAAATTTTAGATAATCCAGCCCATCCATATACTTATGTGCTTTTATCTTCTTTACCAAGCACCGATCCTGACTTAAGAAAAATTAAAAAAATAGTAAGGGGTGAAGCTTATATTCCAATAGATTTTAAGGGATGTAAATTTTATAATCGTTGTCCTTATGCAAAAGAAAAATGTCTTGAACTAGAACCAATTTTAAATCCGTTAGATTCTAATGATAGACTTGTAGCATGTCATTTCCCATTAGTTTAA
- a CDS encoding acetamidase/formamidase family protein, which translates to MAKRIKKVSFEEISPIRNCTFGPLNEPIAIVKPGEIIEIETWDCFTNVVKPSQTLEDVFKKNIPLYENPITGPIYIEGAEVGDTLIVEIIDIKLPNIGVTAVVPGFGGLEGWLKTSPPITKFSEIKNDKVIYTMNDGRKIEIKTKPFIGTIGVAPSNEAILTITPGKHGGNMDVADMCPGNKIYFPISVKGALFGLGDVHAIQGDGEICGTAVEVPAIVTLKFDLIKNKKIDWPRIESSEEIMTVCSAKPLEDAVRLSMLELIKWLEEDYGFERYDAYMFLSISAKIRVAQIVDPLYTVVAKLSKSLLPK; encoded by the coding sequence TTGGCAAAAAGAATTAAAAAAGTAAGCTTTGAAGAAATATCTCCTATTAGAAATTGCACATTTGGACCATTGAATGAACCCATAGCAATAGTTAAACCTGGTGAAATTATTGAAATAGAAACATGGGATTGTTTTACAAATGTAGTTAAGCCAAGTCAAACATTAGAAGATGTTTTTAAGAAAAATATTCCACTTTATGAAAATCCAATTACAGGTCCAATATACATTGAAGGAGCAGAAGTTGGAGACACACTTATTGTTGAAATAATTGATATTAAACTTCCAAATATTGGAGTAACAGCAGTTGTGCCAGGATTTGGAGGATTAGAAGGTTGGCTTAAAACTTCTCCCCCTATTACAAAATTTTCTGAAATTAAAAATGATAAAGTAATATATACAATGAATGATGGAAGAAAAATAGAAATAAAAACAAAACCATTCATAGGAACCATTGGTGTTGCACCATCGAATGAAGCAATTCTTACAATAACTCCTGGTAAACATGGAGGAAATATGGATGTAGCAGATATGTGTCCGGGAAATAAAATTTACTTTCCAATTTCTGTAAAAGGTGCATTATTTGGATTAGGAGATGTTCATGCTATTCAAGGAGATGGAGAAATTTGTGGAACAGCTGTAGAAGTCCCAGCTATAGTAACTTTAAAATTTGATTTAATAAAGAATAAAAAAATTGATTGGCCTCGTATAGAATCTTCTGAAGAAATTATGACTGTTTGTAGTGCAAAGCCATTAGAAGATGCTGTAAGACTTTCAATGTTAGAATTAATCAAATGGTTAGAAGAAGATTATGGATTTGAAAGATATGATGCTTATATGTTTCTTAGCATATCAGCAAAAATTCGAGTTGCACAAATTGTTGATCCATTATATACTGTTGTCGCAAAACTTTCAAAATCACTATTACCAAAATAA
- a CDS encoding aldo/keto reductase has protein sequence MIKRKLGSTNLNVSIIGFGGIPISYLPLNEAIEVVKYAFNKGINFFDTARAYGDSEEKIGIALKDVREKCIIATKTHHKTKEEAAKKGLEISLSKLKTDRIDLVQLHGIDDENTLKKAISQNGSLAALKEAKRKGIIDFIGLSSHNPEILCKALKTNEFDTVMVPFNLLNRDAEKIFPLIKEMNIGLIIMKPFGGSLNERSLEMKKILNGDLYSSAKKALSFILKYEEVSTIIPGFSSKEEIDAAINTISIR, from the coding sequence ATGATAAAAAGAAAATTAGGTTCTACAAATTTAAATGTTTCAATCATAGGATTCGGTGGAATACCTATATCTTATTTACCATTGAATGAAGCTATAGAAGTCGTTAAATATGCATTTAATAAAGGAATAAATTTTTTCGATACTGCGAGAGCATATGGCGATAGTGAAGAAAAAATAGGTATCGCATTAAAAGATGTTAGAGAAAAATGTATTATAGCTACAAAAACTCATCATAAAACAAAAGAAGAAGCTGCAAAAAAAGGATTAGAAATAAGTTTATCAAAATTAAAAACTGATAGAATAGATTTAGTTCAATTACATGGAATAGATGATGAAAATACTCTTAAAAAGGCTATTTCTCAAAATGGTTCATTAGCAGCTTTAAAGGAAGCTAAAAGAAAAGGAATAATAGATTTTATAGGACTATCAAGCCATAATCCAGAAATACTTTGCAAAGCATTAAAAACAAATGAATTTGATACAGTAATGGTTCCATTCAATTTACTTAATAGAGATGCTGAAAAAATATTTCCTTTAATAAAAGAGATGAATATAGGATTAATTATAATGAAACCTTTTGGAGGATCTTTAAATGAAAGAAGCTTAGAAATGAAAAAAATATTAAACGGAGATTTATATTCCTCTGCTAAAAAAGCATTATCATTTATTTTGAAATATGAAGAAGTTTCTACAATTATTCCTGGATTTTCATCTAAAGAAGAAATAGATGCAGCTATAAATACCATATCAATTCGTTAA
- a CDS encoding ABC transporter substrate-binding protein — MDIFPQKFKLLAAVIVIATVMVIAFAWLYFFQAPPQKPTETTSIITTPTKTEIPGKYGGELVVANIADVLRMDPMLITDVPTATIAYQIFDFLVRYNHETKQYEPGLAISWEASEDAKTWTFKLRKGVKFHDGTPFNAEAVKFTIDRVLDPQSKSPLSQDFRDNVESVEVVDEYTVVFHLKNPLASFLDRIIRNQGAMIVSPTAVKKYGDDFSNHPVGTGPFMFKEWIPGERVVLVKNPDYWGGAPIIDTLIFKPMPESAAQVAALQAGQVDVILSIPKESLEILEKDPNVLVLKMPGYTTFGIVFNCESEFFMDKRVRQALNYAIDKNEIVNALFKGMGVRIYSPLPSASWAYTEDVNKFEYNPEKAKALLEEVGWKPGPDGILEKDGKKFSFVCITQEGKEAEDLVTAVQSYLKKIGIDMKIQIFEYGTWVDMLVTHQFDAGYIWWAAGAGDPDHYFPFLFYSTGWANCGLYSNSKVDELIIKVSQTPSFEERKKLAAEAQKLIVDDVAWIHFYSKYTMVATKKTVGGVILTPSEGEIDFYKTYFTSPKGG; from the coding sequence GTGGATATCTTTCCTCAAAAATTTAAACTATTAGCCGCCGTTATAGTTATAGCTACAGTTATGGTAATAGCCTTTGCATGGTTATACTTTTTCCAAGCGCCTCCACAAAAACCAACAGAAACAACTTCGATTATTACAACTCCTACTAAAACAGAAATACCAGGAAAATATGGTGGAGAACTAGTTGTAGCTAATATAGCAGATGTTCTTAGAATGGACCCAATGCTTATAACAGATGTTCCAACAGCAACTATTGCTTACCAAATATTTGACTTCTTAGTAAGATATAATCACGAAACAAAGCAATATGAGCCTGGATTAGCAATTTCTTGGGAAGCTTCAGAAGATGCTAAAACATGGACTTTTAAATTAAGAAAAGGTGTGAAATTTCATGACGGGACTCCATTTAATGCAGAAGCAGTGAAATTTACTATAGATAGAGTTTTAGACCCTCAAAGTAAATCTCCATTATCGCAAGATTTTAGAGATAATGTAGAAAGTGTAGAAGTTGTTGATGAATACACAGTAGTTTTCCATTTAAAAAATCCATTAGCATCTTTCCTAGATAGAATAATAAGAAATCAAGGAGCAATGATAGTAAGCCCAACAGCGGTTAAAAAATATGGAGATGATTTTTCTAATCATCCTGTTGGAACAGGGCCTTTTATGTTTAAAGAATGGATTCCTGGAGAGAGAGTGGTTCTTGTAAAAAATCCAGATTATTGGGGAGGAGCACCAATAATAGATACCTTAATATTTAAACCAATGCCTGAAAGTGCAGCTCAAGTAGCAGCTTTGCAAGCAGGTCAAGTAGATGTAATACTTTCCATACCTAAAGAATCTCTTGAAATATTAGAAAAGGATCCTAATGTATTAGTCCTTAAAATGCCAGGTTATACAACATTTGGTATTGTATTTAATTGTGAAAGTGAATTCTTCATGGATAAGCGTGTTAGACAAGCATTAAATTATGCAATAGACAAAAATGAAATAGTTAACGCTTTATTTAAAGGTATGGGTGTAAGGATATATTCACCATTGCCTTCAGCATCGTGGGCATATACTGAAGATGTTAATAAATTTGAATATAATCCTGAAAAAGCTAAAGCTCTTTTAGAAGAAGTTGGATGGAAACCAGGTCCAGATGGTATACTAGAAAAAGATGGTAAGAAGTTCTCATTTGTATGTATAACTCAAGAAGGTAAGGAAGCTGAAGACCTTGTAACAGCTGTGCAAAGTTATCTTAAAAAAATAGGAATAGATATGAAAATCCAAATTTTCGAATATGGAACATGGGTTGATATGCTTGTAACTCATCAATTTGATGCAGGATATATCTGGTGGGCAGCTGGTGCTGGTGATCCAGACCACTATTTCCCATTCTTATTCTATTCAACTGGCTGGGCTAATTGTGGCTTATATAGTAATAGCAAAGTGGATGAACTTATCATAAAAGTATCTCAAACTCCTTCTTTTGAAGAAAGGAAGAAATTGGCAGCAGAAGCACAAAAATTAATAGTTGATGATGTAGCTTGGATCCATTTCTATAGTAAATATACCATGGTAGCTACAAAGAAAACAGTAGGAGGCGTAATTTTAACTCCATCAGAAGGTGAAATAGACTTCTATAAAACATACTTTACTTCACCAAAAGGTGGCTGA
- a CDS encoding TIM barrel protein, with product MSETRFGPAGFPINYKGPSIEAPFYLHNEGLNALEYQATRGVKISKKDAEKLGLNAKECNIWLTLHAPYFINFGGERKVITASKQRLIKSIKAAKWMGAHQVVFHPGYYGKKNSEESFKKCIKALNEVVEKINALGIKDIYLGPETTGKKSQLGTLEEILEICEKIEKTRPTIDFAHIHARSNGGIKSKDDYIKIVDLVERRLGSRIVKELHCHFTHVEFTDKGEKKHHTLSEKDYGPNFQWLAEVIIEQGLSPVIISESPILDLDSIEMKKIYLSIIESKK from the coding sequence ATGTCTGAAACAAGATTTGGACCAGCTGGTTTTCCAATTAATTATAAAGGTCCTTCAATTGAAGCGCCTTTCTATTTACATAATGAAGGTTTAAATGCTTTAGAATATCAAGCTACAAGAGGTGTTAAAATAAGTAAAAAAGATGCTGAAAAACTTGGATTGAATGCAAAAGAATGTAATATATGGTTAACTTTACATGCTCCTTATTTTATTAATTTTGGTGGAGAAAGAAAAGTTATTACAGCAAGTAAGCAAAGATTAATAAAAAGTATTAAAGCTGCAAAATGGATGGGTGCACATCAAGTTGTTTTTCATCCAGGATATTATGGTAAAAAGAATAGTGAAGAATCTTTTAAAAAATGTATTAAAGCTTTAAATGAAGTTGTAGAAAAAATTAATGCTTTAGGAATTAAGGATATTTATTTAGGTCCTGAAACAACAGGTAAAAAATCTCAACTAGGCACTCTTGAAGAAATATTAGAAATATGTGAGAAAATTGAAAAAACTAGACCGACAATAGATTTTGCTCATATTCATGCTAGAAGTAATGGTGGAATAAAAAGTAAAGATGATTATATAAAAATAGTAGATTTGGTCGAGAGAAGATTAGGATCAAGAATTGTTAAAGAACTTCATTGCCATTTTACTCATGTAGAATTTACAGATAAAGGTGAGAAAAAACATCATACACTTTCGGAAAAAGATTATGGCCCAAATTTTCAATGGCTAGCAGAAGTAATTATTGAACAAGGTTTAAGTCCAGTAATTATAAGTGAAAGTCCCATATTAGATTTAGATTCAATAGAAATGAAGAAAATATATTTATCAATAATCGAAAGTAAAAAATAG